GGTCACCTGGAACGTCATGGCGGCCAGCCCGACGAGCGGCATCAGCGCGGCGAAGACGACGAACGCGGGGGCCGCGGCGGCGACCATCAGCAGCACGCCGAAGACCGCGGCGGCGGCCACGATGAACCGCGTCCGGCGGCTGCCGCGCCGGGCCGCCAGCAGGGCACCGGCCACGGAGCCGGCGGCGATCAGCGAGTTCAGCAGGCCGTAGGTGCCCGCCTCGGCGTGGAAGACGCGGTCGGTGAAGGCGACGAGCCAGATCGGGAAGTTGTAGCCGAAGGTGCCGACGAAGCCGAGCAGCACGATGGGCCACAGCAGCTCGGGCCGGCTGCCGACGTACCGCAGGCCCTCGCGCAGCTGCCCCTTGCCGCGCGGCGTACGCCGGGTCCGGGACAGCTCGGCCGGGCGCATCAGCAGCAGGCCGACGAGAGGGGCGAGGAACGACAGCCCGTTGTAGAGGAACGCCCAGCCGGCGCCGACCGTGGTGATGACCACACCGGCGACGGCGGGGCCGATCAGCCGGGCGGACTGGAAGTTGGCGGAGCCGAGCGAGACGGCGTTGCGCAACAGATGCGGGCCGACCATCTCGGAGACGAACGCCTGGCGGGCCGGGTTGTCCACGACGGTCGCGAGGCCGACGGCGAACGCCAGCACGTACACGTGCCAGACCTCCACCGCGCCGCTGAGCGTC
Above is a window of Streptomyces sp. NBC_01803 DNA encoding:
- a CDS encoding MFS transporter gives rise to the protein MSPGPGADSAPASLTSTEKISTFSSLRVRNFRIHLLGSSISNIGTWMQRIAQDWLVHTLTGSAAAVGVTTALQFLPMLLFGLYGGVLADRFDKRKLLLGTQSALGLTGLILAALTLSGAVEVWHVYVLAFAVGLATVVDNPARQAFVSEMVGPHLLRNAVSLGSANFQSARLIGPAVAGVVITTVGAGWAFLYNGLSFLAPLVGLLLMRPAELSRTRRTPRGKGQLREGLRYVGSRPELLWPIVLLGFVGTFGYNFPIWLVAFTDRVFHAEAGTYGLLNSLIAAGSVAGALLAARRGSRRTRFIVAAAAVFGVLLMVAAAAPAFVVFAALMPLVGLAAMTFQVTANASIQLASDPAMRGRVISLMMMVFVGGTPIGAPLMGWLTDELGARVGLLAGGAVCAVSAVGVGLVLARIGGLRLRVSLRAGRRGVALVPRDPEELTATA